caaaagaacgtagttggaacattagtctccttccaatgttgtaaaatacatcttttcgccattaaagtaagaaatgcaatcattctacgggctgaaggagaaagattactggaaattttaggtaatccaaagatagcagtaatgggatggggagagatatctatattcaatacctttgaaataatattaaaaatgtctttccaaaaagtttccagagtaggacaggaccaaaacatgagTTAAGtaggctatctccccatgacatctgtcacaaagaggattaatatgagaataaaaacgagctaatttatctttggacatatgtgctctatggacaactttaaattgaactaaggagtgtttagaacagatagaggaagtattgactagttgtaaaatatgcgcccagtcatccgccgaaataataaaacccaattccttttcccaatctgacctaatcttatcgaatggagctttcctaagtttcataatagtattataaataatagccgttacacctttctgacatggattataGTAATAtagttaattatagtatctaaaatatatgtaggaggtaacattggaaaggaagagagtatagtacttaggaaatttctaacttggagatatctaaaaaaaaatgtattcttggtaattgcctctgatctgggccgacatttatgtgccgggcggcacctaattaagtagcttgtttatttcggcttttttttcttaaagatgcgctgggtgcgtcccagctaccgctgcattctccgcggcactgtatcggtccgtggcccggaggttggggtggtgggacactggggtgtcacctcgtcgtctgtttccatcaaggcAGACAGGTCATCtttttcacgttcagttcctggacaacttcacttttggtcagtttgctactgcattcggtttcaatgttatcctttcctcttccaattgcatcaactcttggtcatgggatgccaaaacctcttcaacatcatcttcgtcaacttgcacaagccaaactcactttgtccttacgtcgttcaccacgatcaaaatgcttaattatgtctagttttacactaagtgtaacacccttacgagctcttttaggcttttcctataccctagaactcatcttgcaaacggctgctaacaggcacgtgtttaagcaaagccagctagaatgcagttctgggggaggagcttggctgctcggggcgtgtcctgccttttttcgtaacagtgaaaacacctgttagtgaaaacaggtaactaatgtaggtctttcataacagcgagatttcgtaaagcgaatgttcaaaaagcgggggacgccTGTACAGGGTCATTGGGCAAGAatagtctgttcctgtgctgcagcacttttttttaaaaaatgagtaaATTTTTTAATGTGCACCCTGATCCCCCTCCCCGCTCCTTTCGGTTATCATAAAGTTGTCCAGCTATTACATCTAGTAGAGTAGAGATTTCTGTTTCGTGACTACAGTTTATGTATTAACCTTGATCAGTGAGGGAAGTGCAGTGTCTAAATGATTGCATATACTAAGTGTGTTTATGGCTACATAATTTATTATCAACAGTGTAAGATGGAACAGTTAAGAATATTGTTGTCTTCATTCTGAAGGTAAAGTTTGCTGGTTATAAAATTGTCAACGTTCTGGCTGTGTGTACTATGCCATTTGAAATAAGGCTGCCAGAATTCACCAAAAAGAATCGTCCAGTTGCAAGGTATGCATTTAAAAGTTATTAAATGTACCCAATAGAAAAAAGTTATTGGAAGTACATGGCATGTTTAAACTGCATTTTTTCAAATAGATGAATATTTCTACCTTAAAGATCAATTAACATTTGTTTTTTGTGTTTCacgattttatttatattttaaatttgaaacattttagatgaTTTCTTGAGTGTTGCTATTATGTTTTAAtcctttgtaattttattttaattatacaTTGGTGTTTCTTTTTATAGCTATGAGCCAGAACTTCATCCTGCAGCATCTTACAGAATTAAGGCATTAAAGGCTACACTTCAAATCTTTTCAACGGGCAGTATAACAATTACAGGTTTGTCTGAAAAACCCAAAATTATAACAATTATAGTAGGTGCcgacttttatttgttttttttttgtcccttCCATGTCTTGTGGTGCATCAGTCAACAACTTTGCCATTTCTGtagtgtttttgtcttttttttatgaggccgagttgctagcttgacgttcAACCCAGTGCGGATGGAGCTTGCCGAATCCGAACCTGGGAGCACTTGATTCGAAGTCCGGTGCAGATACCACTACTCCACTCCACCAGCCGGCTAATTTCTTTTAATAGGTTCCCCATATTTCAAAAGCATTTTCAGAGATCATTATTTTATTGCATAAACTCACTTTCCAAGATTtacgcaacatacatcaaagttgctggtgaacgcagcaggctaggcagcatctctaggaagaggtacagtcgacgttttgggccaagatcctttgtcagcctgctgcgttcaccagcaactttgatgtgtgttgcttgaatttccaacatctgcagaattcctcgtgtttgtgtttccaAGATTTACCATTGGTTTCATGACAGCATTAACAAAAAACACTTTTCTATGCATTAAATAAATGTTAACTCAATTCTGTGTCTATAGCTGACTATCAGTTTTAGCACTGGTTTCCAATCTTTTCATACGAAAGCCTTTCTTGTTCCTACCCATTAAATGTGTACCCTGGCCCCATGATAAGCTACCTGCCCATTCTTTTTAAGAAGTTGATGCCTTTTTGAGGATTCCTGGATAACCAATTTTAATAGTTTTTATATTGTTGTGAAATTTCTGCCCCTATTACTAAATCCTTATACttttttctctccccacccccttatTTGCCTGACCTGGTTATGCATTTTGCTATTTatgataaaaaatatatatttttaatattaaattcttgTTGACAGGTCAAAACTTGGATCTATAAGTCAATAGTAAAGCAATCTTCAAAAAGAGATGGTATTGATAAAGTATTTGGTGACAAGCTTCTTTTTAACTTCTACCTTTTAGAATACTATCCTGTTCTTTTTTTCATTTGATCCAGTCCAAATACCTAGTTTTCTTTCCTGGTACTAATTGTAAGTATTCTCCAATGCATCTGCCTTATTTTTAGTGGCAGATGTTTTCTTAATGTGTAACATTGATATTGTGATTCGTATTTGTGAAGGACAGTGTAGGTTTTGAATAAGAAATTAAATTTAGAGTCGATCTGATTATGATGTAAAATGCATTAATTGGCCAAGAAATGTCTATTGTATTTTTATAGCAGTGTGTATTGATGTTTAATAACTATATGATCAACATTCAGTAAGTAACTGTTTCAAGTTAATGCACTGAGAAAGTATTATAATTTCAATGTGAATGTCAAGGTAAGACTAAAATATTTTTGCTCTTTATGGCTATTTGGTGTAAGGTAAAGCTACTTAATTCATATGCATACTCATCTGGCTAAAGGTTTTCTTAGTCCAGTTTTGAAAAGAATTCAGAGATgataaaagatttaaaaagaatggACGATTATCTGCTTCTGATCACAAGGAGATGCTATTACCATGCACCCGTGTAACATTATGGCATAGATAGTGAGCAGAATTGGAACACTCTGTGATACAAAAGACATGGACTGCATTGATCTGTCTTCTGAAATCCTGCTCATAGTTAAGAAAATTACATCAAAATCAGAAACAATGAATGAATTTACTTAAAAGCAAACACCTTAAAAATTTTAATAGCATTTTATTCTGATTACATTATGAAATCTAATTTATATTGTAACTTTTTTTCCTGAAACCCAGCACCCAGCATACAGTGTGTCGCTACTGCAGTGGAACAAACTTATCCGTTGATCTTTGAATCTAGAAAAATGATCAAATAACCATTCCTGTTACGGGACCATCTTTGGAAATTCTGATTGGATGACTACAGAGACAAAGTTTACCATAGAACTATTCCAGGAATGGACATATAGCAAATCAGAGACTGTGAGAATATATATGAACACAATGCAAATGTATTCATATTGGGATGTTAATATTGTTTTATTGTGAACTGTTTACATGACATGATGCTGCTGTTTTTCTTCTTAAGGAGAATCCTCCTTATAGTCTCTGCAGTAAGGGAACAGGATTGTAAAATGTGCACTACATTTAAAGTTGAACCACTTTTTTCTGGTTGAGCTTTGTGTTTTATTGTGAGgtctttttaaaagaaaaaaagttatgCTGTATATGAAAACCAAAGATGCCACCAATGTTATTGTTCATTTGGTTATACtgtttaaataaaattaataGATGTGTATTTAATTTTAAGTTAAGAACCCTGCTATAAGTCATAATTTATTGAAGAACTTCTGagtattacaaaataaattttatttcatTGGTAAATTCAAAACACTATTTGTGAAAGCTATTTTGACTACACAAGTCCTCACAAATGAGAATGGTGGATGGTCAAGTCATCTTAAATTCAGGTAGATGTGAATTtaaagtttattttttaaaacaaatgCATATTTGGTGAGCTAATAAAAAGAGGGTTCCTAAATTTGGAATCAAATCACATCCTATTAATTAGAAAAACTAGTGCATCAAACCTTTCCCAGATTTTAGGGTATTGAAAGATCACTTAAATGCTTGCATGACTGCTTGTTgatcttaatttttaaaattgatcAGCTGAGctgaaaataattgcttcatataCAGCATCATCAAATAGATCCTAAAAGGCACTGtaaatttgtttttattaaaaTAGTTACATGCTGTGATGCATACTACATATCAACCATTGGAAAGTATCAAAACATAGAACCAGTATTGCATTAAAATTTAAAAGCAGTAACTTCTGAAACTTTTAATgtattagaaaaaaaaattgggaatGAACTAAATAGCCCATAATGCTGCAGAAGTTCATTTTAAACTTATACCAGAAGCCTCATAATTTTTCAATAGAAAATCTCACTGTTGGTGAGTTCCAGGTGTTTGTCACTTAAACGTTGCTACAGACCGATCAGTGTAATTTTGAGTTATGAATCTTTCATACTCCAAAAGAATAGCTACAGCTATCTATTACCTATGAGATTTCTTTTCTACACCCAAATTTTACTTGAAAATAAAACTGCTTTATGAGCACAGCATTGTTTCAATATTCCTAAACACAGCTTTTAGCAATTATTGcatatgtaatttttttttaaataaagtctTCGTTTATACCTATCCACAGTTTATAGAAAATTCAGTAGTTACAGTTTGGCTTTGCTTTGCAACTTTAAGTATATCATTGTCGGTATTTCATCAGATCTGATATACAATAAGAACTAAAGTTTGAATTAATAACTTGCAAATGTTGTTTGAAAAAGTTGAGAGGCTTGTACTGTAGAAAGCACACTGCAGTGTAGCAGTGCATGTGATCATTAACTCAGTGTCCCTATTTCCAGTTGAACCTTTGTTCCTCAGGTTGAGTGTCTATCCTCAAGAACTGCAAGAAGTACCTGTTTGATACAAGAATACTCGATTAACTTTCAGTAAGTTACCTTTATCGTTGCAATTTCATGTAATCTGCAAACAAAAATTTTCAATTATATGACATCTAAATTTGAATCAGAACTTACTTGAAACATAATCCTTTGAGTGTTGGATAGCACTTTTGAATagcatttattttctgttttgtagAACAATTATGTTTTCCTTTGTAAATTTCCAGTTCTCAACAAAGTTGAAGTAGATGGATGTATTCAATTGTAACAATCCAATTTACAATATTCACACAATAAATGTAGTCTTAACTTTATggttgttgtttattttgtgtaaCAATGCTTCCTTGGTCTCAAAGGGTTATGTTATGCGACAGAGTGCATCTGTCATGTAAATAGTCACTTCAGAATCTGTCAGCATTCATGCTTAGATATTTTGTTTTCATTCCAAATGCCAGTAAATAGAATATTGTACTACTTTTATGCCATACTTTGGAAATTGCCTCTGCTATTCAATTTAAGATGGGATGGGACAGTTATGTACCATAAAGACCAACTGCTTGTGTTGAAAAATGTAGTTAAAATAGAAGTTTTTCATTGAAAATGTGTAACTTTCATATGTAAATCTGTAAATTCAGGAAAAACTGCAAAATTTACCCATCTCATGAAAAATGTATTTTGGATTGTTTTGAAATTTTCAGGTATAGGGTCGATAAGTAGCCTAATGGTTATGAGCACTTCGGGATCAATGTGTCAAAACTGCTTTGTTGACATGTATTTCAATGGATGAGTTCCAGTTTTATATACCTGGGACATTCAAAGGCATCATAAATGATTTATTGAAGAGAAATCAAATTTGCCGTGGGAGCTGATTTAAAATTAGCCTTCAGAGAGGGAAATATGCTACCTATCACAAGCATGAACTGGTAAAAATAACGTAGTCCGATAATGAAAAAGAGTAGCTGAAATTTGTCAAAGTAAGGTCAAAGTTTCATTGTGCCACCCACAAGATGAATTATTTCATTGAAGTTTGTTGTATTTTTCTATGCCTGTGACATGTGTTCATTGGTGCCTATGCTCCAACAGCGAAAATGGAAGTATTTCTGTTTAGATTTCCATGAATTAAATTTGTACTGTACAATCAACTAGTGTACCAAATTACTTGTAGCTCAATGCATATTTACATAAGTGGCAATTAAATTTCATTATcccacattttttaaaatcttggaCAATGTTCCAGATAAATTTCGTGTTCGCATAAGAATGACGAAGTTTGATACAAGCTCATTTTGAAACTTGGCATCAAGCAGCCTAAGTAAAATTGGAGTCATTAACCTGTGGCATTCTTCTAACTTTTAAAGTCATACAAAGCACTTACAAAAATGTCGTTGAAGGCAAGTCAGCCAAGCAATAACCCACTCTTCAGCAGTTTTCAGCTTTCTTATTATGAACTAATGTTTGTGGGAAAGTCAACAATCAATGTTTGTTGCTGATTCATCAGAAATTGGAAGTTTTTGTGCTGGGTTCCATTTGTAATTCCAAACAATGAAACTGCATATTCTCACATGCAGAAACACTGGAACAAGGCTCAAGCTTGTGCTTCTGGCAAGTGATTAACCTCTTCCCAATTGTGACTTCAAGAACAGGTTGGAGATTGGGTATTCTTTGGCTTCTTCATAGCTTGGCACCTCACAATGGTTGGTTATCCACAGCACACAAGGACTGTGAAGGAATGCTTCCACCTACCTGGATGGGTGCTATTCTATACTGTTGAAGCATAACACTTTCAGGATAAAGCAGCTGGTTTGATTGGTAACCACCAGTGCTGTTACAAAATGAGTACCTCTTAAACCACCTGCAAGGCACACACTACAATTCTTCAAGAGCACCTCCCAAATATGTAACTCCTTATTATCTTGATGAATAAGGACTGCAGGCTCATGGAAATGCTGCTGCCAGCTAAGTTGCAAATCATCCTGAATTGAAAATGTTTTACTTCTCTTTATTGATACTAGATCAAAGTGTAGGCACTCTACCTAGTTGAAGATGGAGTGCCTTTATTATCCAGGTATTAAATGTTAGCCCAATATGCATTTGTAATAGCGATTTTGTGTGAAAAGATAAATTAAGATATTATTTAAAACCTGAAGGCTTTGTAGGGAAGGTATGTATGCAAATGATCATTAGTAAGATGTGGAGAACAGTTAACCATGATAACGTGAGGGATACACACCTTGAAATACCTGCCAGCAAGATTTCTACTTTAAAATTCAATAATTCGATAGACTGGATTGCACACTTATCTTAAACTTTTCCATTGAAATTTAGGACAGCCATAAATAAGATTTCAGTTCTGCTCTTCCAACCTTAAGGAAGATCATGAGTTTTTGGGCCATTATGGTTGTGATGGTAAGAGAAAATATAATCATACAAGCTGTGATTGAATGTCAAGTTCAATGTTAATAAATGGCATTCTGGGATTTCCATTGGTGGCCTAGGGTCTGAATTGCATGTCTTTGCTTTAAAGCCTATAGTAATttgaatctttcaaaaatcaatcttCATTGAGCTCCACTCTTGCCAGAAGTGTATCAGACTAGCTCTTAGACCCATTAGTGTTGTTAAGGGAGAATAATTAACTTGGAGCACCTGTGATGTCCAAAACATTTTAAATGTGTGTTTACAGCCAGGACAAAAATATTTTGCACAATTCCATTTAGTTGCTAAAGCTGAAAGACATTTTGAGGGGAAAGTTTTATTCAGTTGTTGTTACTAAACGATCATGTGTTTGATGCAGCTATACTGTAAATTGGTTGCAGTACAATCAGAACTGGGGCATTTCTGGGGAGAAGAAGGTAACCATAGTTCTGTTGGAGCTGGATCATACATAAGAAGCAAAAGCAGACATAGATTGCGTGGTCACTCGTGTTGATTCCACCATACAATAAAATCATGGAAAATTATTCCACGTTACATTCCTGTGCTCTCCCAATAAgcccataggatataggagcagaagtaggccgttcagcctactgagtctgttctgccattcagtcatggtctgatccaattcttccagtcttccccactcccctgtcttcttcctataccctttgatgccctggctaatcaagaacctatctatatctgccttaaatacaccctatgacttggcctccacagctgcttgttgcaacaaattccacagatttaccatcttctgactaaagtaacttctccacatctctgttctaaatggacgtccttcaatcctgaagtcgtgtcctcttgtcctagactccccaactatgggaaataactttgccatatctaatctcttcaggcctttcaacattcagaatctCTCCCCGCCCCGAACtcaagggaatacagcccaagagctgccagcagATATTTTCcttatggtaaccctttcattcctggaatcattcttgtgaatcttctctgaaccgtctccaatgtcagtatattctttctaaaataaggaacccaaaactgcacagaatactccaagtgtggtctcacaagtgccttatacagcctcaacatcacatccctgctgttagaaatcaatgaaaaattgcattttccttcttcatcactgactcaacatgGAAGTTGACCTttggggtatcctgcacaaggactcccaaatccctttgcatttctgcattttgaataacatctaaataatagtttgcctgtttatttcttccactgaccatgcactttccaacattgtattttgtttgtcacatatttgtccattcccctaaactatctaagtctctccgcaggctttctgtttcctcaacactacccgctcctccgcctaatctttgtatcatcagcaaatttagccacaaatcccttagtcccatagtccaaatcactgacatacatcgtagaaagcagtggtcccaacatgacccttgtggaactccactggtaactggcagccagccagaataggatcccttaattcccactctgttttctgttgatcagccaatgctccacctatgctggtaactctcctgtaattccatgggctgttatctcgCTAAGCAGCCtagtgtgcagcaccttgtcaaaggccttctgaaaatccaagtacaccacatctactacatctcttctgtctaccctgcttgtaattcccTCAAAAATATTAAAGCATCTCTTGACTCTTATCTTGAATATTCTCAATGAGTCTGCACGGCCCTCTTTAATAGAAAACCCCATCAATATATCCCCCTGTATGTGAAGAGATTTTCTCTCGGTCTTAAGTCACTGACCACTTAATTGGGAATTCTTGCCCCCAGTTTTAGGTACCCCAGCCAAGGAAAGCATCAGATTTGCCTCTTCACTGAGCCCCTTTGAACCTGTTTTGTTATTCACTAATATTGTGGTTAATCCACCcatcctcagtccctctccccatAATCCATGATATCTTTATAGATTAAAATTTTCTCAATTTTAATATATTCAGTGATCTGCCTCCAATTCTTTCTGGGGTGAAGCATTCCAAAGACGCTGGAGAGAGTATCTCATGTTGGTGTAAAGtaacctctcgctcaatgtccaaaaaataaAAGTTGATTATGGATTACATGAGGAACGAAGACAGGCTGGctccgatcaacatcaatgggagtGCAGTTGAGAGGgcaagtagtttcaagttcctcggaatacacatcaccgaagatctcagctggactgtacacaccCCTGTGTGGCAAAACATAAGCACGACAGCATCTCTTCtacctcaggtgactgaagaaatTCGCATGAGCTCCCAAATCCTTTAGACCTTCTAcgggggcaccattgagagcatcctgactgactatCACCGCCTGATAcaggaactgcagagagtggtatgggcAGCCAAGtggatctgtggatgtgaacttcccaccattaaggacatttacaacagcaggtgtgtaaagaaggcctggaagatcatcgtggacaccagtcaccccaacctgtttcagctgcttctgtctggcaaatggtaccacagcattaaagccagttctaacaggctacaggacagctttatacaagccattagacttataaatcacatgtctgtacattgagaCAGAGTCGTATCATCAgacggatgtaagatttaaataaattcaagtaGTCACTACCCTCTGCCCACTCCTCATTATTCCACCCGATCTCCACTCTTATTCTGTAACAATATTCTTTAGTGCTAAACTCTCCAACGTCCTTCCACCATTCATGCCTTATTAGAGTTTTGTGTTACAACAATATTTTCATTCATAATACAGACCCTCCATACCCAGGATCAttttggtgaatcttctctgcattgcCTCTAGAGTTAATACATTTTAGAAATAAGAAAACTAAATCTGCTCACGTTACCCAGTAATACCTTGAACAGTTgtagaaaaaaatatttaaattacaATTTAACCCATTGAAATGtgaaacaagaaattctgcagatgctggatatccaaagcaacacacaaaatgctgaaggaactgagcaagtcaggcagcatccatggacacaaacaaacagtcaatgtttcaggccgagacccttctcaggACGTG
The sequence above is drawn from the Mobula hypostoma chromosome 2, sMobHyp1.1, whole genome shotgun sequence genome and encodes:
- the tbpl1 gene encoding TATA box-binding protein-like 1; amino-acid sequence: MEPDNDIALDILITNVVCVFKTRCHLNLRKIALEGTNVIYKRDVGKVLMKLRKPRITATIWSSGKIICTGATSEEEAKTGARRLARLLQKLGFQVKFAGYKIVNVLAVCTMPFEIRLPEFTKKNRPVASYEPELHPAASYRIKALKATLQIFSTGSITITAPSIQCVATAVEQTYPLIFESRKMIK